In the genome of Streptomyces aquilus, the window TCACGGTGCCGTCGCCGGTGAGCGTGAAGCCGGAGTCGCCGCCGTTGATGGTCTTGATGTTGTTCCAGTTGGTCCCGGTGCAGGACTGGCAGACGACCGCGCTGTCCGGGGAGTTCTGGAAGGTGAGGTTGGAGACGTTCCAGTAGTCCGCGGTCAGCTTGAAGATCCAGTCGCCGCTGGGGAGCGAGGACCCGTCGATCTTCACGGTCTCGCTGCCGTACGCGGTGAGCTGGATCGGGCTCGACGACGTGCCGTTGGCCGTGGACTGGAGGGTCGCGGTCGGGTAGTAGGTGCCGCCGCGGACCTGGATGACGGTGCCGGCGGTGGCGTTCTTGATGGCGTTGGACAGGTCGGTGGAGTTGGCGACGACCACCGTCGCGGCCTGTGCCTGGGTGGGGAGGACGGCGATGCCCGATCCGAGGGCGAGGGCGGCCGTCGCGAGGAGAGCGGTACGACGAGACATGGAGTGCGGGTCCTTTCTCGTACTGCGGGGATGGGGGGTCACAGGACGTGGTCGAGCCAGTCGAAGACCTCGTCCTGCATGCGGTCGACGAAGACATGGCCGAACTCGGGCCAGGTCTTGAGGTGCAACCGCTCCTCGGCGTGGCGGGAGTGCCAGACGGCGCGCAACCTGTCGTACGCGATCCGGACGCCGTCGGCGGGGAACAGCGGGTCGAGCCCGCCGTTGAAGAACAGCATCGGCCTGGGGGCGGCGATGCTCGCCACGTCGGGGAAGTCGAGGAACCGGGGCAGCCCGGGGTGGAGCATGTAGTAGGACGACTGTCCGCGCAGCGTGTTGTTGCCGGGCACCATCACGTCCTTGAGGCCGGTCATCCAGCAGACGGCGGCCGTCGCGGAGACGGCGTCGGTGAGCGCGGCGGTCTGCCAGGCGCGGTAGGCGCCCATGGAGAAGCCGACAGCGGCGACACCGCGCCCGCCGTTCAGGCCCGCCAGGAAGCCGGCGGCGCGGGCGTCCTCGCGGGCCATGAGGCCGGCGAGGGAGGAGCCGAGGTTGTAGTAGGCGGAGGCGAGGGCCTGCTGGTCCTGGTAGGCGATCGGGCCGCGGTCGCCCCAGCCCGGCGCGTCGAGGCAGAGGACCGTGCAGCCGCGCCGGGCGAGTTCGTCGCCCACGAAACGTCCGCTGAAGTACTGGTCGGCCCAGGTCCGCGCGGCGGCGAGCCGGGTGTCGTCGTACCAGGGCCGGACGAGTTTCTCCTTGCCGATGTCGAACCTGGCCCCGTGGTCGTGCAGGAGCAGCACCGCGCGGAACGGTCCGGAGCCGTGCGGGGTGAGCAGGGCCCCACGGACGCGTTCGTGCCGGGTGAGGGAGAGGGTGACCAGCTCCTGGGTGTAGGCGTCGGTTCGGGCGCGGTCGCTGTACTCGGGTGCGTACGGTGTCTCGTCCTGCCGCTCCACGAGCAGGTGCGCCTCGACCGTCGCGCGGGCCGTCCGCCGCCACTCCCGGAAGTCGCGGATCGGTGAAGTCCCCCAGGCCAGAGGGAAGTCGAGGTGTTTCTTCAGGTCCTCGTAGAGACGGTCAGGAGTGGCCATACGGCTTCCCGACGCCGGCTTGGGTGTGACGTCGGGGACGCCAGTCGCCGAGGTACGTCGCCTTGGTGTGCAACTCGGCTTCGTCCGAGGAGAGTTGAGGCCGGTTCTCCGGGACCGTGATCACCGCGCCCGGGCCGGAGTTGCGGTACTCCCGAAAGCGCATGGTCTGCCAGGGGTACTGCTCCCGCATGTTGGTGTACGGGGTGACCGGGTCGATGCCGGGCCCGATGCGGGTGTCCCGGACGACGAGGGACGGCCAGGCGGTGGTCTCGTACGACGGCACCCAGGGCCGCGCGAGCTTGTACGCCGCGTCCTCGGCGCCGGAGGTGATGCGGGAGCGGACGGCGAGGATGCCGTAGGGGTTGGCCCGGGCGGTGGAGGGGGCGAAGACCATGCCCTTCGGGGTGAAGGTGACGTCCCGTTGCAGGGTGTGGAAGTGGCAGTCCTCGAAGACGGCGGTGGCCCGGCCGAAGACGAAGTCGACGTCGCCCGCGATGTGGCAGTGGTGGAAGTACTGCCGGTCGAAGGAGGTCAGCGCGGTCGTCTCGACGAACAGGGTGTCCTGGTGGGCGAGGAGCCGGACGTTGTCGAAGTGGGTGCGGTCGCCGTAGGTGTAAGCCGCGACCGCCTGGGTGCCGGTGATCTCGGGGTGGTCGGCGCGCAGCCAGTCGTTGGCGAGGGTGAGGTCGCGGACGGTGAGGCCGGGGGCCGCCGAGGTGAAGGTGGCGGAGCCCGCGGTGCCGTAGGTGGTCCCGTCGGGCTTCTTCGTGCCGTTGGCGTTGTCGTACACGATGACGGCGTCGCGCGGGTCGCGGGAGGCACCGCGGATCGTCAACTCGGCCTTGTCGGCGGGTACGTTGACGACCTCGCGGTACGTGCCCGGGTGCACGACGATCGTCCAGCCGGGGCCGGTCACCGCGTCCACGGCGGCCTGCACGGAGTCACCGGGCCGGACGTGCAGGACACGTCGGCCGGTCGCGAGGGCGTCCGTCGAGCCGACCGCCAGGGCGCCCGCCGTCAGGCCCGTCAGCAGGGTGCGTCGGCGCATGTCAGCAGACCTCCTTCCAGGGCCGCCAGTCGCCGAGACAGGCCTCGCGGGTCGCCGACTCGGCCTGCTCGTCGGTGAGTTGGGGCCGGTTCTCGGGGACGGTGATCTCGGCGCCGGGGCCGATGTTGCGGTACTCGGCGAAGCGCTGGTTCTGCCACGGGTAGGCGTTGGACATGTTGGTGTAGGGCGCGGCCGCGTCGATGCCGGCGCCGAGGTGGGTGTTCCGGACGGTGAGGCTGGGCCGGGCGGTGGTGTCGGAGCTCGGCACCCAGGGGCGGGCCAGCTTGTAGTACGCGTCCGGGGCC includes:
- a CDS encoding dienelactone hydrolase family protein — encoded protein: MATPDRLYEDLKKHLDFPLAWGTSPIRDFREWRRTARATVEAHLLVERQDETPYAPEYSDRARTDAYTQELVTLSLTRHERVRGALLTPHGSGPFRAVLLLHDHGARFDIGKEKLVRPWYDDTRLAAARTWADQYFSGRFVGDELARRGCTVLCLDAPGWGDRGPIAYQDQQALASAYYNLGSSLAGLMAREDARAAGFLAGLNGGRGVAAVGFSMGAYRAWQTAALTDAVSATAAVCWMTGLKDVMVPGNNTLRGQSSYYMLHPGLPRFLDFPDVASIAAPRPMLFFNGGLDPLFPADGVRIAYDRLRAVWHSRHAEERLHLKTWPEFGHVFVDRMQDEVFDWLDHVL
- a CDS encoding pectinesterase family protein, which produces MRRRTLLTGLTAGALAVGSTDALATGRRVLHVRPGDSVQAAVDAVTGPGWTIVVHPGTYREVVNVPADKAELTIRGASRDPRDAVIVYDNANGTKKPDGTTYGTAGSATFTSAAPGLTVRDLTLANDWLRADHPEITGTQAVAAYTYGDRTHFDNVRLLAHQDTLFVETTALTSFDRQYFHHCHIAGDVDFVFGRATAVFEDCHFHTLQRDVTFTPKGMVFAPSTARANPYGILAVRSRITSGAEDAAYKLARPWVPSYETTAWPSLVVRDTRIGPGIDPVTPYTNMREQYPWQTMRFREYRNSGPGAVITVPENRPQLSSDEAELHTKATYLGDWRPRRHTQAGVGKPYGHS